DNA sequence from the Candidatus Kaistella beijingensis genome:
TTTTCAAAGACATTCGCGGTAGATTAACTTTACGCTTCTTCCAACTTCACTGTAAAATGTCGTAAAATCTCCGATTCCCAAGTAATATTGTAGCCTTTCAGAATTTCTTCTCTTCGGTCGTAAACGTTTTTTATGGCAACCGCAATATAATCCATGTGATTGTTCGTGTAAGTTCTTCTCGGAATCGCCAAACGAACCAATTCTAGTTTTGGGTAGCGGTTTTCTCTCGTCTGTGGATCACGGTCGGCTAATAAAGTGCCGATTTCAACGGTGCGGATGCCGGCTTCTTTGTAAATTTCGTTGGCCAAAGTCTGCGCTGGATATTCTTCACGCGGAATATTAGGTAAAAATTTTAATGAATCGATAAACACCGCATGTCCACCAATAGGCTTCTGAATTGGGATTCCGAATTCTATTAGTTTATTTCCGAGATATTCGACTTGAGAAATTCTGCTTTCCAAATATTCAAATTCTGTAGCTTCATTTAAACCAACCGCTAAAGCAGCCATATCTCGTCCTGCCATTCCACCATAAGTAATGAAGCCTTCGTAAATAATGGTAAAATTGGAAGCGATATTAAAAACATTTTCGTCATTCAAGGCGATAAATCCACCGATGTTGACAAGGCCGTCTTTCTTGGAACTCATGGTCATCCCAACTCCATAAGAAAAAACTTCTTTGCAAATTTCTTTGATGGTGCGGTTTTCCTGACCTTTTTCTCTTTTCTTGATGAAGTAAGCATTCTCCACAAAACGGGCAGAATCGAAATAAATCGGGATCCCATAACGGTCTGAAAGTTCTTTCACCGCTTTCATGTTTTCCAGTGAAACAGGTTGTCCGCCGGAGGAATTACACGTAATGGTAATTAAACAAAAAGGTATTTTTTCTTTAGGATAGGTTTTATAAACATTTTCCAGTTTTTCTAAATCGATGTTTCCTTTGAAAGGGAAAAGGTTTTCAATATCGAAAGCTTCACCCACAGTACAGTCGATCGCATGAGCTTTTCGGAATTCGATATGTCCTTTGGTGGTGTCGAAATGGGAGTTTCCTGGAATAACGTCTCCTTCTTTTACCAAAACCGAAAACAGCACATTTTCTGCGGCTCTTCCTTGGTGAGTTGGAAGCAGATATTTGTAGCCTGAAATATTTTGAACAGTTTCTTGAAGTTGCTCAAAACTTCTCGAACCCGCATAACTTTCATCACCGGTCATCAAAGCAGACCACTGTTTGTCGCTCATTGCTCCCGTTCCGGAATCGGTTAAAAGGTCGATGAAAACCTGCGAGGATTTTAGGTTAAATAAATTGTAACTGGCATCTTTCAGCCATTGTTCTCTTTGTTCACGGGTGGATTGGCGAATTTCTTCCACCATTTTTATTCTGTAGGGTTCTGCGTAAGGGAGTTGCATTTTGTTTACCGTTTAAGGTTGATGTTTAAAGTTAATTTTGAAATAAATTTGAAGTGGTTTAAAACTTTAAACCTTAAACTTCAAATACGAAGCATTCACGAACTCAAATAAAAGTTGATTCCGTGAGTAAACTTTAAACTCTCATTCCGGTGCTTTAAAAACATTATCATCCGAATGAAAACCTGCAACACCGCCACTTACCGCAAATTTCATTGCTTGTGCAGCGCTCACATTTTCAAGAATTACGATGTTGGTCGCCAAAACAAAAACCACCCAACCTGAAACGGCGTAAGAATGCGGCAAATATACCGCAACATAATCGGGATAACCAACGGAAGATAAATCACTCTGCGTTAAAAATCCGACACGCCAAATTTCGGGGTTTTCAGAAGTTTTAATGAGAACTGGTTGGTTGAATTTCTTTTTATCACCCACGAAAGAAGTCATCACATCTTTCAGCGAGGTGTAGATGAATTTTATTCCGGGAGTATGTTCGAGGAGGTAATCGAAACTGTCCACAACAACTCGTCCAATAATGAATTTATTCCCAAGATAACCAATCAAAGTGGTGCTTGCAATGACTATGAGAAAGGTAATTCCGGGGTAGGTTTTTTCTGAAAGTGCGGGAATAATATTGTCGATGCTCGAAACGATATACCAAATAATCCAAACCGTTAAAGCAAACGGACCAATTATCAGCAAACCCTGAAAAAAGGATTTTGCCAATAGGTTCAGGTTCTGTTCGATACGTGATTTGGTCATTGTTTAATTTGGTTTCGAAATTCGAGATTTTAACTGTAATGTGATTCAGTAAAAGTAAGAAAATTCTTAAAAACTTTAAACGTCAAACCTTAAACTAAAATCCTTCACCCGTGAATGGTCTCCTTCGTACCGTACGATTTAATGATCTCTGCTTCATATTCCAACCATTCTTCCCAACGCTGGTTCACTTTTTCGGGATTGCCCAATTTTCTGGCAAAACCAATGAAGGTCGTGTAATGATTCGCCTCGGAAATCATCAGTTCTTTGTAAAAAGTTTTCAGTTCTTCGTCTTTAATGTTTTCCGTCAACACTTTGAAACGTTCGCAACTTCTCGCTTCAATCATCGCCGCGAAAAGCATTCGGTCGATAATATAATCTTCGCGACTTCCCTGAACAATGAATTTGAAAAGTTGATTCACATAATCGTCTTTTCTTTCTCTTCCGAATTCGTAGCCGCGCTTTTTGATGATTTCATGAACTTGCTGAAAATGGTCGAGTTCCTCTTGCGCGATTTCCAAAAGTTCGGTTACGATTTCAGGATATTCGGGAAGCATCGTGATTAAAGTGATGGCGTTGGTTGTTGCTTTTTGTTCGCACCACGCATGGTCGGTGAGGATTTCCTCTAAATTTCCTTCGGCGATATTGGCCCATCTTGGATCGGTAAGTAATTTCAGTTTGAACATGTTGTATTTTTGAAAAAAGAAGTATTGTTATCGTAGTTACTTTGATACAAAAGTAACCAAAAAATCAAGACTGGATATTTTTGCTAAAAAATCGAAATTTCTTTCAAGAAAATTTCCAAAACTCGGGCGGAAAGTCAAGTTACTATTTAAGAAAATGTATTGCCGCCACTCAAACAATGGAAATTTTTATCCATTTATAATTAAGACAAATCTCGCTGAAAGAAATTTCAATTTTTCTTAACGCAAAAATTTAATAGGTGAACTATAAATAATGGTGTTAAGGTTTCTATTTGTTGTGATTTTTTTAAGATAAATGAATTTCATGGCATAAAACTTGAAAGCTAACTTACATAACATTTAAAAAAATAAAATTATGAACACTGCACTATTTTCAAAAAAAGCGGAACAATTAGGAATCTTCCTTTTAACTTTCTTCTTCAGCATCGTAGCATTCGCACAGGAAGCAACGCCAAAAGTTGATGTTACTACAACTTCCACAAAAACCACTACTACAACTGAAGAGTGGTTTACAAACCCTGTTTATTGGGTAATCGGAGCGCTTTTGTTAATCATCTTGATTGCTGTAGTTGCAAGAGGAAACGGAAAAAGAGACTAATTTTTCCACTGCCAAAAAATTTAAAAACCGTGTTCAGTTATCGAGCTGAAGCGGTTTTTTTTCGTAAAAATTCTAAAATTCTCCAACTGAAAGCGTCTAATTTTTTCAATCCCTCCGCAATAATTACGGCAAGCGAGATGTTGATAACGAAAATTAAAACCATCAAAATCCACCATTCCATTTTGTCTTTTAAAGGTACCACAAGGAAATAGACGAGTGATGAACTCATTCCCTGCGCAAAATAATAAAAGATTGCATTTTTTCCGATATAAGTGATGAAGTTGTTTTTAGTGATTTTCAATCGGTTGTAAAGAACAAACAAAGTTAGAAGAGAGAAAGACGACCAAAAGATGTATAATAATTTTGGTGGGAACTTGGCCTTGTTCATTTTCATGAAGAGTTCTTTCCCGAAATTCCAAAACAGGAATATTAAAATAATGAAGAGGATTCCATAAAGAATCGGAATTGCGTTCGTCGGAATTTTTTTTCCTTTCAGTTGATGTGCTACTAAAAATAATCCGAGGTAAAAAGCGACGTAACCAACTTGTCCGGTTGGATAAAATTGTGGCAATAAATTGAATATCAAAGTCAATCCAAAACAAAGGGCGATAAACCACTTGAGGTGGTTCGGAAAAAATCGTAAAATTAATACGCCGAAAACGGTAAGGATGAAATATACTTTTAAATACCAAAAACTTCCCATCACCACAGGAAAAGTATCTGCATTGGTGTATTGATGAAGATACCAATTCCCTAGATTTTGCCATTGTGGGACATCCGAAATATTTTGCGGAATATATTTCGCCCCGAAAGTGGAGTAGAAACTTTTCATCCAATCGAGCCCGAAAATGTTTAATCCGAAAACCTTGAAAAAATAATCGAGGAAGAAAAGAAAGGTCACGAAAATCATGAAGGTAATTTGCAACTTCAGTAGTCGATAAAGCGTTTTTTCCACATTTCCGCCCGAAGTTAAACCACTTAATGCGTAAAATAAAGGAACGTCAATCAAAAGTGAAGCAACGCGCCATTCTGTTGGAACGTAAAACTGTCCCGACCAAAAAACGGTATGGATAAAAATAATGGCAAGTGTGGCAAAACCCTTTGCAAAATCGATGTAGAGGTCTCTTTTCATACAGTTTATTTGAAAATCAAAAGTAGGAAAAAGATGGAAGATGGAAGATGGAAGACGGAAGTTTTTTATCAGGCTTCTGTTTTTTGTTTGAGGTTTCAAAAGGAGCGAAAACTTTTAGGCCTGATTGAACGGCGTGTTTGAGCTCTTTTTTCGGCGGCGGCGAAGCCGCCGCCGAAAAAAAGCGAGTAGTGAAAGCAGGTTCCCGGCTCCTAATTTTTAGTTTGAGGGTTTGATACTGAGAGCGTTTGGGAGGAATTGGGAGTAATTTTGTAAAACTTCCAGCATCCAACATCATTTTCCAACAAAAATTTGTGGATAACTATTTGTATTTCAGAAAAATTTCTTACTTTTGCACCTCGAATTAACTAACAAAATTTATAGACAATGTTTGCAATTGTAGAAATAGCAGGGCTTCAATACAAAGTTGAGCAAGACCAAAAGTTGTTTGTAAACCGTTTGAAAGGAGACAAAGGAGCGAAAGTTTCTTTCGACAAAGTTCTTCTTACTGTGAACGGTACTACATCAATCGGCGCCCCGGCTGTAAACGGTATCACTGTAGATGCTGAAATCCTTGACCACGTGAAAGCGGATAAAGTAATCGTCTTCAAAAAGAAAAGAAGAAAAGGTTACGAAAAGAAAAACGGTCACCGTCAATCTTTAACTCAAATTCAAATCACCGGAATCACCGGATTTGACGGAGCTAAAAAAACGGCGAAAAAAGAAACCGCTAAAGCTGAATCTACTGAAGCAAAAACGGTAAAAGCAGAACCTAAAGCTGAAAAAGCGGCTGCTCCAAAAGCTGAAAAGACAGAGGAGAAAAAAGCTTCTTCAAAAGGTGATGCTGCAACGGTAAACTTCAGCGAAGAACACGAATTGAACTATCTTCTTCAAAAACACGGTATGTCCGAATCTGCAGACAACAGAAAAGTTCTTGTAGAACTTGGTAAAGAGTTGAAAGAAAAAACTGAAAAGAGAGTTTTGGCAACGGAAGATTTCGATGCTTACATCAAGGAAAATATTGAAAAATTAACTCCAAAAAAATAATTCCAAGAAATGGCACACAAAAAGGGAGTTGGTAGCTCCAAAAACGGTAGAGAATCGCACTCTAAAAGATTAGGTGTTAAGATTTTCGGTGGACAGGAAGCAATCGCGGGAAACATCATCGTGAGACAAAGAGGAACTCAACACCACCCAGGTGAAAACGTGGGAATGGGTAAAGACCACACTTTGCACGCGCTTGTTGACGGTAAAGTAGTTTTCAGAAAGAAAGCAAATAACAGATCTTTTGTATCTATCGAACCAAACGCATAATTGATTGCGTTTCATAAAATTAATCCTGATTGCATTTCCAGTCAGGATTTTTCATTTATTTTACTTTCCGAAAAAAAAAATATGAATCTAAAATCTACACTTTTACCTATCATTCTTTCATTAGTAGTGCTGCTTGGTTGTTCCAGAGATCAAAATGAAACTCCCGCAAACAATTGCGGAATCGTGAACAATGTTAGTTTCCAATCGTTTGCGACAAATGTATCTTTAAATTTTGGGGCCGGAACCAATGCCAATTCATTTAGGATTGAATATGGGTTATCTGGCTTTTTGGCGGGAACAGGAAAATCGGTCACTACTTCAAAAACCTATTTGGTTATTCAGGATTTAAATCCCGGAACAACTTATGATTTCTACATCACCGGAATTTGCAGCAGCTCACAAACTAGCGCACCCTATAAATTATCAAGTGTTACCACACAACCAAGCAACTGCAAAGGTACAACCAGCGCACAATTTTTTCAGTATGAACCGACTCAAATGATTATGCAGCTTGGTTACAGCGGCGGGACTTTCTCTTATCATGAAGTGGAATTTGGGCCAACTGGGTTTGTATTTGGATCCGGAACAAGGTTGAAAGGAGGAAACGGAGAAAGTATTCTGTATTTCAACAATTTGCAGCTCGGCCAATCCTATGATTTTTATGTGAGAACATATTGTAGTGAAGGTGATGCAAATCCATACAAAAAATTCACCTATACTGCAGCGGTAATTTGTCCGAAGCCTTTTAATTTAAACAGCTATATCATTTCCGGCGCATGTAATGTTGGAATGGGTGCTACGAGAGGATTTTCGTGGAGTTCGTACGGTTCGCCGCAAAGCTATACGATTTCTCTTATTCAAAATGTCACCGATCCGCCAAGTTCGCAGATTTTTACTACTTCAAATACTTCCATCGCCATTTCAAACATGTATTGTAATTGGAAAGGATTTTATGTGAAAGCAAATTGCGCGAACGGAAACAGTGGAGATTGGGCCGGTCCTTTTATATTCTAAGCAACTACATTTAATAATTTTCCCAATCTTTCGGTTGGGATTTTTTTGTACTCCTAAAAATTAATATTCCATACACCTTTATTTCATATTGAAATCCTAACTTTGAAAAAACTAAAATGGAAAAACGAAAAATCCCGATTGTAGTTCTTTCAGACATTCATCTTGGAACTTACGGTTGTCATGCAACAGAATTGGTGGCTTACCTGAAAAGCATCAATCCAAAAATATTGATTCTTAATGGCGACATTATCGATGGTTGGGCTTTTTCCAAAACGTATTTTCCCAATTCTCACATGGCGGTTTTGAGCGAGTTTTTTAAGATGATGAAGAACGGCACCGAAATCATCTATATCACAGGAAATCACGATGAATTTTTGAGAAAATATTCAGATTTAACCATGGGAAATCTTTTTCTCACCGATAAATATTTGGTAGAAATCGACGGAAAGAAAACCTGGTTTTTCCACGGAGATATTTTCGACAATACCACGAAAGGCGGAGCAAAAATTATCGCAAAAATTGGCGGAATCGGTTATGATTGGCTGATTTTAGTGAATCGTGCGATCAATTTTGTTCTGGAAAGTTTTGGAGAGAGAAAACTTTCACTTTCGAAAAAAATTAAAAATTCGGTGAAAAATGCAGTAAAATTTATAGCCGATTTTGAAGAAAAAGCCATTGAACTCGCCATTGAAAATCATTATGATTACGTCGTTTGCGGCCATATCCATCAACCTGCAGATAGAATCGTGACCAAGGAAAAAGGTTCCGTACATTACCTTAATTCGGGAGATTGGATTGAAAATCTTTCTTATTTAGAATACGATAAAGGAACATGGCAACTCCTTTTCTTCGATGAATCCAAATTTGAAAAACCTATTATCGAAACCAACGATGTTTCAGTAAATGTGGAAGAATTAATTCATCCTCACGTTTTTGCCGCTTTCGTTGGCAACAAAATGACAGAAAGCATTTAGGTCTTTTTTACTTGGTTCTTTTTGCTCGTTTCTTGGCTATTTGTTCAAAAAAGCATCCCAACCTTGAGCATTCAGCGCTACCAATTCATTGCTTCCCCTTGCAACCAAAAAATTTCCTTGCTCCAAATCTACAGCGTGACCAATAATCGTGAAATCGGGATGATTTTTAATTTTATCAAAATCTTTGTGAGAAATCGTGAACAGTAATTCATAATCCTCACCACCGTTTAAAGCGCACATCACTGGATTTAAATTCAGCTCTTCCGCGGTGGAAATTGTCAAAGAATCCATTGGGATTTTATCTTCGTAAATTCTGAAACCCACTTTGCTTTGGTCGGATAAATGCAAAATTTCAGATGACAAACCATCGGAAACATCAATCATCGAAGTTGGTTGAATGTTGAGTTCCGCTAAAGTTTTTTTGATGTCGGTTCTTGCTTCGGGTTTTAATTGTCTTTCCAAAATATAGTCGTAACCTTCCATTTCGGGCTGCATATTTGGATTGGCAAGAAATACGGAATGTTCCCGTTCCAAAATTTGCAAACCAAGATAAGCACCGCCTAAATCTCCCGTCACCACTAGTAAATCGTTTGGTTTTGCGCCGCTCCTTTTTACTAAATTTTCACAGTTTTCAAGTCCAATTGCAGTAATATTCATCACCAAACCTGAAGTAGAACTCGTTGTGTCACCGCCAACCAAATCAACTTTGTAATGTTTGCACGCCAAAGCAATTCCCTCATAAATTTCCTCCAAAGCTTCCACAGGAAATCTGTTAGAAATCGCCAGTGAAACCAAAATCTGTGTCGGCGTTGCATTCATTGCGGCAATATCACTTACATTCACCACAACCGCTTTATAACCCAAATGTTTTAGCGGAACATATCCCAGATTAAAGTGAACTCCTTCTGCCAAAACATCGGTGGTAACAACTACTTTTTTATTTTCGGGATTGATAATTGCAGCATCATCACCAATGGAAACTTCCGTAGATTCATTACTAAAACTAAAGTTTCCGGTGAGGTGTTTAATCAGTCCAAATTCGCCATAAGCAGAAATTGGGGTAAGTTGTGGGTTTTTATCTTCGAGGATGCTCATAAGTTATGAATGATGGTTGATAATGGATGAATGATGCTACAAACCAAATTTATTCTTCAGAATTTTCTTCCTTATTTTTTCGCCAGGTGAAGGTATTTCTTTTGTGAAAAGGCTCTACGTTTTCAGGTTTGAAAGGCAGCTTTCGCAAATCCTCTTTAGTCAAAATTTTTATACTTTCCGAGCTGAATTCCTGCATTACTTCCAAAATGTCATCGGGTGGAGTAGTCGTTTTTCTAAGCATCATATCAATCCAAACTCCGGTTGCTTCCGCAGTTGCCATGTGCGTTCCATCAGGAAGATAAAATTTGTGGATGAACTGATAAATACTCGCATCTTCTGACATTCCCGCAATTTCTAATGAAACAAAAACCGTCTGGTCTGCATAAATTTCCTTGAAAAAAGAATACCTCTCATGCAAAATAACCGGACCAATTCCCCATCTAGAAAGTTCTTTAAGTCCCATTTTATGGGTGTTCATAAAAGCCATTCTCGTTTGTGCACAATATTCCACATACGCTGAATTTGCAAGATGTTTGTTGGCATCGATGTCGCTCCAACGAACATCGAATTTATAGTGATAATCTGACATATTATTTTAATGAATAAGTAAAAATGAAAAATTAATAATTGGGATGCGCAAAATTAACTATAATTAATGGGGTAGAAAAATCGTATTTTTGCAAAAAGCTTTGTTAGCGCTTTAAGCGCTAAAAACGCTGATCAATATGAAAGAGAAAATCATTATCATCGGCGGTGGAGCGGCAGGTTTTTTCTGTGCTGCAAATCTTGACGAATCAAAATTTGAGGTGACCATCCTCGAACAAAATTCTGATGTTTTACAAAAGGTGAAAATTTCCGGCGGTGGAAGATGCAATGTTACTCACGCTTGTTTCGACCCTCGAGAATTGGTAAATTTTTATCCGCGCGGAAATAAGGAATTGTTGAGTGTTTTCCACAAATTTCAGCCGGGAGACACGATGGATTGGTTTGAACAGAGAAATGTACCGCTAAAGATTGAAAACGACAACCGAATTTTTCCTGAAAGTAATTCTTCGCAAACCATTATCAATACTTTAGTTGAAGAGGTTTCTAATAAAAACTTTGAGGTTAAAACTAAATCGGTCGTTTTAGAAATTGGAAAGATTGAAAATCAATATTTGGTGAAAACCAATTCCGAAGAGTTTCTTGCTGATTACATCATCTACACCACAGGAAGTTCGCCGAAATCTTTAAAACTTATCCAAAATCTAGGACATAAAATTATCGATCCTGTTTCATCACTTTTCACTTTTAATATTAAAAATGAAACGCTGAAAGATTTGCCTGGAACAAGTTTTAACAATGCCGAAATTTCCATACCGAAATTGAAAACGGATGAATCGGGACCGATGCTGATTACACATTGGGGACTTTCCGGACCTGCAATTTTGAAGATCTCGGCTTGGAAAGCGGTAGAATTGGCTGAGTTGAAATATCAGTTTGAAGTCCTTGTTAATTTTTTAGGGATCAACGTAGAATCGGCTGAAGAAATCTTCAAAAAATTTAGGCAAGGAAATCCAAAAAAAAGCATCGGAAGTTCAAAAATTTTCGCTATTACTTCACGATTTTGGCACCGAATTCTTTGGCTTTCAAAAGTGGACTTAGAGAAAAATATCTCCAATATTTCAGCAAAAGAACTGCACAAAATACTTGAAAACTTATGTCAAAACGTAATGAAAGTTTCAGGAAAATCCACTTACAAAGACGAATTTGTAACAGCGGGCGGAGTTGATTTAAAGGAGATTAACTTTAAAAATATGTCTTCCAAAATTTTGGAAAATTTTTATGTTGCAGGTGAAGTTCTAAATATCGACGCAGTTACAGGCGGTTTTAATTTTCAGGCATGTTGGAGTGAAGCGTGGCTAATTGCGCAGGATTTGAACTTGAAAGAAATTTAGTGGTATAAATTCAGTGCGTAAACATTATTTTATTAAATTTGACAAATTATCTTTTTGAAATGAAAAAATTCTTTTCCATATTCATTATGCTTTTGGTTCTCACCGCAACTTCTTGTCAGGTTCGTGTAGTAAGCCAAGTGAAACCCTTGCAGAAAAATTCAATCGAGCTGTATCAAAAATACACGATTCAAACCAATGACGCCAAAGAAGTGAAAATGGAGGTGCTGAAACAGGACGACGAAAAAATCTACGGCAAAACGAAAAACGGCGAAGAAGTGGTCATCAACAAAAGCGACATCCGCGAAGTGAAAAAATTAGACTTGCTTTCAACGATTGCAATTGGTGTTGCTGCGATTGCTGCGGTAATTTTCGTGCCGATTTAGTCTTCAAAAAAAACAGATATAAAAAGAATCACCATTTCAAGTGATTCTTTTTTTTGGATTATTTAAAAATCCGCCCCACAATATTTCCAATTTCTACGAAATCTGCGGCATTTCCGATGTCTCTTGTGTGTTTTCTGTAGTCGCCTTCTTCTACACGATTTGGGAAAATGAGCAAGTAATTTCTGTTTTTGAAATTTTCATTCAGATAATCAGGAACACGCTGCATTTCAGGAAGATAGGAGGTCATTTCTCGTGTTGCCATAAATAAAATGAATGCATCGTTTTCTTTCATTTTATCGAAAATCTTTTTCATTTCCGACCAATCGTTGAAAATGATTACGGTTGCATCAATATTGACTTTCTTCCTGATGTTTTCAATAACTTTAATAGTATCTTCAGTTCCGTAAAACTCTACTTTTGAACCCGAATTTCGTGCAATATTCCAAACTTTTAGCAAAGAATGGAAAAATCCTGCCTCCAAATGTGCATCGTGCGGAAAAACCACGACATATTTTTGAATCGTAGAAACAGGTTGAGCAGAATGATAAACCAAGACATTCGCAGAAGGATTGCTCAAATAACCGCTATACAGATTATATACAAAACTCGGCGAAAATCCCTTTTCAGAATCCACACCAATCATCAAATCGGTGATGGCATATTCTTTAATTTCATTGTTCACACCGTTGATTACATCTGCATCGTAACGCGTCAAAGGCGTAATTTTGACATCTGCAGCTGCACCAATACTTTGCGAGGAGTGTAACAATTTTTCTGCGTTTTTCTTCGAGGATTCATTTTTTTCCTCATTGATGATATTTAAAACGTAGAGATTTTCTTTATTGCTTTTTGATTTTAAAAGTAATGCAAGATTCGTCATCGGGTCAACTGTATTCAAATGATTTACAGCGAGTAAGATGTTTTCGTCATCGGGATTTGTTTCGGTAATGGTGTTTTCGTTTTCTGCTTTGACCAATTTTTTAGCATTCTTTTGGGTGACAAAAGAGGAAACAGTACAGGAAACCAAAATCAGCAAAATACTTCCGTTCAAAACACTTTCATCCAACAAACGGATTGGTTCTCCGGAATCTGTTTCACCAATAATAATATTGTATCCCACCATCACGATTGCCAAAGTTG
Encoded proteins:
- a CDS encoding tryptophanase; protein product: MQLPYAEPYRIKMVEEIRQSTREQREQWLKDASYNLFNLKSSQVFIDLLTDSGTGAMSDKQWSALMTGDESYAGSRSFEQLQETVQNISGYKYLLPTHQGRAAENVLFSVLVKEGDVIPGNSHFDTTKGHIEFRKAHAIDCTVGEAFDIENLFPFKGNIDLEKLENVYKTYPKEKIPFCLITITCNSSGGQPVSLENMKAVKELSDRYGIPIYFDSARFVENAYFIKKREKGQENRTIKEICKEVFSYGVGMTMSSKKDGLVNIGGFIALNDENVFNIASNFTIIYEGFITYGGMAGRDMAALAVGLNEATEFEYLESRISQVEYLGNKLIEFGIPIQKPIGGHAVFIDSLKFLPNIPREEYPAQTLANEIYKEAGIRTVEIGTLLADRDPQTRENRYPKLELVRLAIPRRTYTNNHMDYIAVAIKNVYDRREEILKGYNITWESEILRHFTVKLEEA
- a CDS encoding DUF502 domain-containing protein, which produces MTKSRIEQNLNLLAKSFFQGLLIIGPFALTVWIIWYIVSSIDNIIPALSEKTYPGITFLIVIASTTLIGYLGNKFIIGRVVVDSFDYLLEHTPGIKFIYTSLKDVMTSFVGDKKKFNQPVLIKTSENPEIWRVGFLTQSDLSSVGYPDYVAVYLPHSYAVSGWVVFVLATNIVILENVSAAQAMKFAVSGGVAGFHSDDNVFKAPE
- the miaE gene encoding tRNA-(ms[2]io[6]A)-hydroxylase; the encoded protein is MFKLKLLTDPRWANIAEGNLEEILTDHAWCEQKATTNAITLITMLPEYPEIVTELLEIAQEELDHFQQVHEIIKKRGYEFGRERKDDYVNQLFKFIVQGSREDYIIDRMLFAAMIEARSCERFKVLTENIKDEELKTFYKELMISEANHYTTFIGFARKLGNPEKVNQRWEEWLEYEAEIIKSYGTKETIHG
- a CDS encoding acyltransferase family protein, which gives rise to MKRDLYIDFAKGFATLAIIFIHTVFWSGQFYVPTEWRVASLLIDVPLFYALSGLTSGGNVEKTLYRLLKLQITFMIFVTFLFFLDYFFKVFGLNIFGLDWMKSFYSTFGAKYIPQNISDVPQWQNLGNWYLHQYTNADTFPVVMGSFWYLKVYFILTVFGVLILRFFPNHLKWFIALCFGLTLIFNLLPQFYPTGQVGYVAFYLGLFLVAHQLKGKKIPTNAIPILYGILFIILIFLFWNFGKELFMKMNKAKFPPKLLYIFWSSFSLLTLFVLYNRLKITKNNFITYIGKNAIFYYFAQGMSSSLVYFLVVPLKDKMEWWILMVLIFVINISLAVIIAEGLKKLDAFSWRILEFLRKKTASAR
- the rplU gene encoding 50S ribosomal protein L21 gives rise to the protein MFAIVEIAGLQYKVEQDQKLFVNRLKGDKGAKVSFDKVLLTVNGTTSIGAPAVNGITVDAEILDHVKADKVIVFKKKRRKGYEKKNGHRQSLTQIQITGITGFDGAKKTAKKETAKAESTEAKTVKAEPKAEKAAAPKAEKTEEKKASSKGDAATVNFSEEHELNYLLQKHGMSESADNRKVLVELGKELKEKTEKRVLATEDFDAYIKENIEKLTPKK
- the rpmA gene encoding 50S ribosomal protein L27 → MAHKKGVGSSKNGRESHSKRLGVKIFGGQEAIAGNIIVRQRGTQHHPGENVGMGKDHTLHALVDGKVVFRKKANNRSFVSIEPNA
- a CDS encoding UDP-2,3-diacylglucosamine diphosphatase → MEKRKIPIVVLSDIHLGTYGCHATELVAYLKSINPKILILNGDIIDGWAFSKTYFPNSHMAVLSEFFKMMKNGTEIIYITGNHDEFLRKYSDLTMGNLFLTDKYLVEIDGKKTWFFHGDIFDNTTKGGAKIIAKIGGIGYDWLILVNRAINFVLESFGERKLSLSKKIKNSVKNAVKFIADFEEKAIELAIENHYDYVVCGHIHQPADRIVTKEKGSVHYLNSGDWIENLSYLEYDKGTWQLLFFDESKFEKPIIETNDVSVNVEELIHPHVFAAFVGNKMTESI
- the thiL gene encoding thiamine-phosphate kinase codes for the protein MLEDKNPQLTPISAYGEFGLIKHLTGNFSFSNESTEVSIGDDAAIINPENKKVVVTTDVLAEGVHFNLGYVPLKHLGYKAVVVNVSDIAAMNATPTQILVSLAISNRFPVEALEEIYEGIALACKHYKVDLVGGDTTSSTSGLVMNITAIGLENCENLVKRSGAKPNDLLVVTGDLGGAYLGLQILEREHSVFLANPNMQPEMEGYDYILERQLKPEARTDIKKTLAELNIQPTSMIDVSDGLSSEILHLSDQSKVGFRIYEDKIPMDSLTISTAEELNLNPVMCALNGGEDYELLFTISHKDFDKIKNHPDFTIIGHAVDLEQGNFLVARGSNELVALNAQGWDAFLNK
- a CDS encoding acyl-CoA thioesterase produces the protein MSDYHYKFDVRWSDIDANKHLANSAYVEYCAQTRMAFMNTHKMGLKELSRWGIGPVILHERYSFFKEIYADQTVFVSLEIAGMSEDASIYQFIHKFYLPDGTHMATAEATGVWIDMMLRKTTTPPDDILEVMQEFSSESIKILTKEDLRKLPFKPENVEPFHKRNTFTWRKNKEENSEE
- a CDS encoding BaiN/RdsA family NAD(P)/FAD-dependent oxidoreductase, with translation MKEKIIIIGGGAAGFFCAANLDESKFEVTILEQNSDVLQKVKISGGGRCNVTHACFDPRELVNFYPRGNKELLSVFHKFQPGDTMDWFEQRNVPLKIENDNRIFPESNSSQTIINTLVEEVSNKNFEVKTKSVVLEIGKIENQYLVKTNSEEFLADYIIYTTGSSPKSLKLIQNLGHKIIDPVSSLFTFNIKNETLKDLPGTSFNNAEISIPKLKTDESGPMLITHWGLSGPAILKISAWKAVELAELKYQFEVLVNFLGINVESAEEIFKKFRQGNPKKSIGSSKIFAITSRFWHRILWLSKVDLEKNISNISAKELHKILENLCQNVMKVSGKSTYKDEFVTAGGVDLKEINFKNMSSKILENFYVAGEVLNIDAVTGGFNFQACWSEAWLIAQDLNLKEI
- a CDS encoding bacteriophage spanin2 family protein, which produces MKKFFSIFIMLLVLTATSCQVRVVSQVKPLQKNSIELYQKYTIQTNDAKEVKMEVLKQDDEKIYGKTKNGEEVVINKSDIREVKKLDLLSTIAIGVAAIAAVIFVPI